The genomic region CGTTACAATTACCTCCCGGTTATCAAGGGGATTGAAACAAGGACCGTTGAGTACATCTGTATTTGTCAACTCAAAATTCCCCCATGTGGCTATTAAAAATTCCCCCACTTAACAACAAGAGTTATGCTTTCATTGAATTATCCACAGTTTTACGTTATCTCATTAATCGTGACAATGCAAAGCATGATCGTGTCAGTTTGAATACAGTATACACGAGGGGTTCTGCCTAATAAATTAGGCCAATTGCTGCTTCTGCAACCACTCCTTTGTTTCTTTCATTCGATAGGAATTCCCATTCATATTAATTATGTATGATTGATGTGTTAAACGGTCAGTCATAGCTGCAGTCATAACCGGATCCTGGAATATTTCCCCCCATCGCTCAAAAG from Desulfotomaculum nigrificans DSM 574 harbors:
- a CDS encoding ATP-binding protein codes for the protein MITTNLSFERWGEIFQDPVMTAAMTDRLTHQSYIINMNGNSYRMKETKEWLQKQQLA